The following nucleotide sequence is from Microbulbifer sp. A4B17.
GAGGGTACGGAAAAACCTCTACAGGTAGTGGAGCAGGGGCGTATCGAACTAGATTGGCTGCAACTCCCCTGTAGTTTCCAGGTCTCTTCGGGGAGTGACCACCATCATGCGGTAATTCAGGCAGTAGATGAAGTTGAGTTATTGCCGGAGTGTGGTTATCTCCGCTCAGAGAATAGCGGAGAGGGATATTACAGTTGTGGCTGGCGTTTTAGCCCTGAATTTGTATTTGACTATGATGCGCTCTTTTCACTATTCAGCGGCACTGACGCTGAGAGAATCAAGGGCGTATTTATTACCGAGCAAGGCGTATTTGGATTTAATAAGGCTGACAAAGTGCTCACAGTACTGGAACTGGATGACACATTGGAAAGCCGGGTGGAGGTGATTAACCAGGTACACTTGGATTGGGGGGCGATGGAGGGCTCCTGGATTGCTGCCCAGGCGGATAATCAGGATACCGAAACAAAAATATTTTATGAATCCAGATAATTATTAGGCCAGATATTCAAATCTGGCCTGGCTTATTAAGAATTTTTGCAAAGACCCGGTCATTTTTTCGAGGCCGTATTCCGTAAAGTTTTAATCTGACGTAAATCTCTGAAGTAAACCAATGAATATAAAACTACTCGGCCGCTTAACAGCGGCATTGCTTGCTATGTCCAGCATTTCGGACAGTTTTGCCGCGGACCCCCTCAATGTCACCGGAGATAAGTTCCGTCAGCTGGAGGAGCTATTGCCGACACCTAACAGCTATCGCACAGCTTCGGGAGCTCCGGGTCATGCCTATTGGCAGCAGCAGGCTGACTACGATATCAAGGTGTCGCTGGACGATGAACAGCAACTGATAACCGCTTCAGAGACCATCACTTATACCAATAATTCGCCGGATACTCTGCGTTATTTGTGGGTGCAATTGGACCAGAACCGTTTTAAGCCGGATTCATCTGGAAACCTGGCGACGCCGGTTGATCTGGAGGCGATTGCACCGGATACCATTCCATTTAAGAGTTTTCGACGTGCTCTAGTATCCGGTGAATTCCCAGGTGGATACCAGATTACTAAAGTGGCTGATGCTCGGGGAAGAGAGCTTCGCCATACTATTGTTGATACTGGCATGCGAATTGACTTGCCCCAGCCTCTGGCCTCAGGTTCCAGCGTGAGTTTCCAGATTGACTGGGCTTATAAGGTTATTGAGCAGAAAGCACTGGGTGGTCGTTCCGGTTATGAATATTTTGAGCGCGACGATAATTACTTATACGAGATAGCCCAATGGTTCCCTCGTATGGCTGCATATAACGATGTTAGCGGCTGGCAAAACAAGCAGTTCCTGGGGCGCGGCGAATTTGCACTGGAGTTTGGGGATTATCGTGTTGCTATCGAGGTGCCGGCGGATCATATCGTTGCTGCAACCGGTGTTCTTCAAAACCCGAAGGATGTGTTGACCTCCAAGCAGCGTGAGCGTTTAAGACGGGCCCGCACTGCGAGTAAGCCAGTGATGATTGTCACTAAGGACGAGGCTCTGGAAAATGAGAAAAGTCGTTCCACCAAGCGCAAAACCTGGGTTTTTGAAGCGGAAAATGTCCGTGACTTTTCCTGGGCATCTTCGCGTAAGTTCTTGTGGGATGCACAGGGTTATAAAAAGGGCGGCACCGACACAATGGCGATGTCCTTTTACCCGGAAGAAGGTACTCCGCTATGGGATAAGTACTCGACAGAGTCCATTATTCATACAATAGATGTCTATAACCGCTACAGTTTTGACTATCCCTACCCGGTATCTATTTCAGTTAACGGCCCTGTGGGGGGAATGGAATACCCCATGATCACCTTTAATGGTCCGCGACCGGAAATAGATGAGGAGGACCGCAGCAAGCGCACTTACTCCCGTCGCACCAAGTATGGGCTTATCTCGGTG
It contains:
- a CDS encoding M1 family metallopeptidase, coding for MNIKLLGRLTAALLAMSSISDSFAADPLNVTGDKFRQLEELLPTPNSYRTASGAPGHAYWQQQADYDIKVSLDDEQQLITASETITYTNNSPDTLRYLWVQLDQNRFKPDSSGNLATPVDLEAIAPDTIPFKSFRRALVSGEFPGGYQITKVADARGRELRHTIVDTGMRIDLPQPLASGSSVSFQIDWAYKVIEQKALGGRSGYEYFERDDNYLYEIAQWFPRMAAYNDVSGWQNKQFLGRGEFALEFGDYRVAIEVPADHIVAATGVLQNPKDVLTSKQRERLRRARTASKPVMIVTKDEALENEKSRSTKRKTWVFEAENVRDFSWASSRKFLWDAQGYKKGGTDTMAMSFYPEEGTPLWDKYSTESIIHTIDVYNRYSFDYPYPVSISVNGPVGGMEYPMITFNGPRPEIDEEDRSKRTYSRRTKYGLISVIIHEVGHNYYPMIINSDERQWTWMDEGLNTFVQFLAEQEWEEKYPSRRGDARKIVEYMKSENQVPIMTNSESVLQLGNNAYGKPAAALNILRESIMGRELFDFAFREYAQRWKFKRPMPADFFRTMEDASGMDLDWFWRGWFYTTDNVDISLDAVRHYTVGTQNPEVEGPWKRAQHNREPETVTVVENRTKKLTRIVDAKPELEDFYNTHDEFDVSNADRNSYQSKLENLEDWEKDMLKVESNVYVLDFSNIGGLVMPLFLRLEYEDGSVEDLRIPAEIWTRNAKKTSKMLVRDKSKVLKSVVLDPHWETADVNVENNFYPRRIIKSRLELFKDEKQRNLMKDWDEELKEED